A region from the Volucribacter amazonae genome encodes:
- a CDS encoding DUF2827 family protein: MRSGLHIGISFYLDDSFTDIWANGAVQNTIFMYQLFQQMGSVDRVSLAFDGNRTEPPAGLMLDDVDLAFIPLEQAVEEVDVLIEMGLSLSPAITDKMRQRGAKTVSMRVGNDFIMDIERFVFDQPAVRTFNGAQFDAVWTIPQHAESCRSYFSIMLRAPFFVLPQIWSPLFVDKVIKRINGLGIKFGYQSFRDGARISIFEPNITVMKTSHTPILLCEQAYRQNPQAIKHVYACCTYEKRQYPAFHNFIGRTDLVKEGVLTVEGRYQLPDFMARFTDVVVAHQWENALNYVYYETLYGGYPLIHNSELLPVGYYYPSFDALQGANILLNALENHDKYLSIYREQANDLIEKLSPYHRKNIEAHEQALQALFI; the protein is encoded by the coding sequence ATGCGTTCAGGTTTGCATATAGGTATTAGTTTTTACTTAGACGATTCATTTACTGATATTTGGGCAAATGGTGCGGTACAAAATACGATTTTTATGTATCAATTATTTCAACAAATGGGTTCTGTTGATCGTGTCAGTTTAGCTTTTGATGGAAATCGTACTGAACCACCAGCTGGTTTGATGTTAGATGATGTAGATTTGGCGTTTATTCCGCTGGAGCAAGCGGTAGAAGAGGTTGATGTCTTGATTGAGATGGGATTGTCATTATCGCCAGCTATTACGGATAAAATGCGACAGCGTGGAGCAAAAACAGTCAGTATGCGTGTGGGGAATGATTTTATTATGGATATTGAGCGTTTTGTTTTTGATCAGCCTGCGGTTCGTACATTTAATGGTGCACAATTTGATGCCGTTTGGACAATTCCACAGCATGCGGAGAGTTGTCGTTCTTATTTTAGTATTATGTTAAGAGCACCGTTTTTTGTGTTGCCTCAAATTTGGTCTCCCTTATTTGTAGATAAAGTAATTAAACGTATTAATGGGCTTGGTATAAAGTTTGGTTATCAATCTTTTCGTGATGGCGCACGTATTTCCATTTTTGAACCGAATATTACTGTAATGAAAACGAGCCATACTCCTATTTTATTATGTGAGCAAGCATATCGGCAAAATCCACAAGCAATTAAACATGTTTATGCTTGTTGTACTTATGAAAAAAGACAATATCCAGCTTTTCATAATTTTATTGGACGAACTGATTTAGTGAAAGAGGGTGTTTTAACGGTAGAAGGGCGTTATCAATTACCTGATTTTATGGCTCGTTTTACTGATGTTGTGGTTGCTCATCAATGGGAGAATGCGTTGAATTATGTTTATTATGAAACCCTTTATGGTGGCTATCCATTAATTCATAATTCTGAGTTATTACCTGTTGGTTATTATTATCCGAGTTTTGATGCTTTACAAGGGGCGAATATCTTGTTAAATGCCTTAGAAAATCATGATAAGTATTTATCTATTTATAGAGAACAAGCTAATGATCTTATTGAGAAACTTTCACCTTATCATCGGAAAAATATAGAGGCTCATGAACAAGCATTGCAAGCATTATTTATTTAA
- a CDS encoding YadA family autotransporter adhesin, translated as MAIGAGSVANEENTVSVGSAGNERRITNVAAAVNDTDATNLGQVKSMISESETKLNSKIDRVNRKLKAGVAGAVAVANIPQVTMPGASMLGVGVGHYSGQSAVAVGYSRASDNNKVIIKLNAGATTQGDYTVGAGVGYQW; from the coding sequence GTGGCGATTGGTGCAGGTTCTGTTGCTAATGAAGAAAATACGGTTTCAGTGGGTAGTGCAGGCAATGAGCGTCGGATTACGAATGTTGCCGCAGCAGTAAATGACACTGATGCAACTAATCTTGGTCAAGTGAAGTCCATGATCTCTGAATCTGAAACAAAATTAAATAGTAAGATCGATCGTGTAAACCGTAAGTTGAAAGCGGGTGTGGCAGGTGCTGTTGCAGTGGCCAATATTCCTCAAGTAACTATGCCGGGTGCAAGTATGCTAGGGGTTGGTGTAGGTCATTACAGCGGTCAGAGTGCTGTTGCAGTGGGTTATTCTCGTGCAAGTGATAATAATAAAGTAATTATTAAATTGAATGCAGGTGCAACAACACAAGGCGATTATACCGTAGGGGCTGGTGTTGGTTATCAATGGTAG
- a CDS encoding sugar transporter, giving the protein MLSKQQAQRIGYYRVIAFACAAFIFNTTEFIPVALLSDIAQGFAMPVSQTGLMITVYAWIVSLMSLPFMLATAKLERRRLLTKIFLLFIVGHIITVLAWNFWILLLGRIGVALAHALFWSITASLVVRVAPKDKKTQALALLALGTALALVLGLPLGRLIGQWFGWRMTFALIGISALLIMLVMIRLLPSLPSKNVGSVRSIPLLFKRPLLVGLYLLTIIIVTAHFTAYSYIEPFVLNISQMSGTMATSLLLVFGLSGITASLIFNRCYRFSPNKFLLLLLGLLVASLLLLLPLSHHNIAMFILIFIWGIGIAGIGLSLQVRVLQLAPDATDVAMSIYSGIYNIGIGAGALVGNQVMQHLGLAQIGLVGGITASLGILLFLWVHWRYSRPTLK; this is encoded by the coding sequence ATGCTATCCAAACAACAAGCACAACGCATTGGCTATTATCGTGTGATTGCATTTGCTTGTGCTGCCTTTATTTTTAATACCACAGAATTTATCCCTGTGGCATTATTGTCTGATATTGCCCAAGGATTTGCGATGCCTGTATCGCAAACAGGATTAATGATAACGGTTTATGCTTGGATAGTATCGCTAATGTCCTTACCCTTTATGTTGGCAACCGCCAAATTAGAGCGGCGGCGTTTACTTACCAAAATCTTTTTATTATTTATCGTTGGGCATATTATTACGGTTTTAGCGTGGAACTTTTGGATTTTATTATTAGGGCGTATTGGGGTTGCTTTGGCACACGCCTTATTTTGGTCAATTACCGCTTCCTTAGTGGTACGAGTTGCGCCCAAAGATAAAAAGACACAAGCCCTTGCCTTATTGGCATTAGGCACAGCATTAGCTTTAGTATTAGGTTTACCCCTTGGACGGCTTATAGGGCAATGGTTTGGTTGGCGAATGACCTTTGCGTTAATTGGTATATCGGCATTGTTGATTATGTTGGTGATGATTCGCTTGTTACCGAGCTTGCCGAGCAAAAATGTGGGGTCAGTCCGCAGTATTCCCCTATTATTTAAACGTCCGCTCTTGGTGGGATTATATTTACTGACCATTATTATTGTTACCGCCCATTTTACCGCATATAGTTATATTGAACCCTTTGTTCTTAACATTAGCCAAATGTCAGGCACAATGGCAACCTCTTTATTATTGGTGTTTGGTTTATCAGGCATTACCGCCAGCCTTATTTTTAACCGTTGTTACCGTTTTAGTCCTAATAAATTCTTATTGTTGTTATTAGGCTTATTGGTTGCTTCGCTATTACTGTTATTGCCATTAAGCCACCACAATATTGCAATGTTTATCTTGATTTTTATTTGGGGCATTGGTATTGCAGGGATTGGTTTAAGTTTACAAGTAAGGGTATTACAACTTGCTCCAGACGCCACTGATGTGGCAATGTCTATTTATTCTGGCATTTACAATATCGGCATAGGGGCTGGAGCGTTAGTGGGTAATCAAGTAATGCAGCATCTTGGCTTGGCACAAATTGGTTTGGTTGGAGGAATAACGGCTAGCCTGGGTATCCTATTATTTTTATGGGTACATTGGCGTTATAGTCGCCCCACTTTAAAATAA
- the rpsI gene encoding 30S ribosomal protein S9, with protein MAENQNYGTGRRKSSSARVFIKPGSGKIVINQRELDVYFGRETSRMVVRQPLELVELTDKLDLYITVKGGGISGQAGAIRHGITRALIEYDETLRPVLRAAGFVTRDARRVERKKVGLRKARRRPQFSKR; from the coding sequence ATGGCAGAGAATCAAAACTACGGCACAGGTCGCCGCAAAAGCTCTTCAGCTCGTGTCTTTATCAAACCGGGCAGTGGTAAAATTGTAATCAACCAACGTGAGTTAGATGTTTATTTTGGTCGTGAAACTTCACGCATGGTTGTTCGTCAACCATTAGAATTGGTTGAATTAACTGATAAATTAGACCTTTACATTACAGTAAAAGGTGGTGGTATTTCTGGTCAAGCTGGTGCAATCCGTCATGGTATTACACGTGCTTTGATTGAATACGATGAAACTTTACGTCCTGTTTTACGTGCAGCTGGCTTCGTTACTCGTGATGCTCGTCGTGTTGAACGTAAAAAAGTGGGTTTACGCAAAGCGCGTCGTCGTCCACAATTCTCAAAACGTTAA
- the rplM gene encoding 50S ribosomal protein L13, with translation MKTFVAKPETVQRDWYVVDATGKTLGRLATELARRLRGKHKAEYTPHVDTGDYIIVINADKVAVTGNKQSDKIYYWHTGYVGGIKQATFKEMIARRPEAVIEIAVKGMLPKGPLGRAMFRKLKVYAGSEHNHAAQQPQVLDI, from the coding sequence ATGAAAACTTTTGTAGCAAAACCAGAAACTGTACAACGTGACTGGTATGTAGTTGATGCGACAGGTAAGACTTTAGGTCGTTTAGCGACTGAATTAGCTCGCCGTCTTCGTGGTAAACATAAAGCAGAATATACGCCGCATGTGGATACAGGTGATTACATCATTGTTATCAATGCGGATAAAGTTGCTGTAACAGGTAACAAACAAAGCGATAAAATTTACTACTGGCACACTGGCTATGTAGGTGGCATTAAACAAGCGACATTTAAAGAAATGATCGCTCGCCGTCCTGAAGCTGTGATTGAAATTGCGGTTAAAGGTATGTTGCCAAAAGGTCCATTAGGTCGTGCAATGTTCCGTAAATTAAAAGTGTATGCAGGTTCTGAACATAACCACGCAGCACAACAACCACAAGTTTTAGATATTTAA
- a CDS encoding ABC transporter permease, with product MKLAWIAFNTILHKEIRRFMRIWVQTLVPPVITMTLYFVIFGQLIGSRIGEMGGFSYMQFIVPGLIMMSSLTNSFANVASSFYSTKFAKNVEELLISPVSPHIIILGYVVGGMARGLCISVLVTLVALCFVDLTIHSWSMLIITLLMTTATFALGGLINAVFARSFDDISIIPTFVLTPLTYLGGVFYSISLLPEFWQMVSKFNPIIYMINGFRYGFLGISDVAPAYAIMVLSLFILLLYSLAYYLISRGVGLRS from the coding sequence ATGAAATTAGCTTGGATCGCATTTAATACCATTTTACATAAAGAAATTCGCCGTTTTATGCGAATTTGGGTACAAACGTTAGTACCACCAGTGATTACCATGACCCTCTATTTTGTGATTTTCGGTCAACTTATTGGAAGCCGTATCGGCGAAATGGGGGGATTTAGTTATATGCAATTTATTGTGCCAGGGTTGATTATGATGTCTTCATTAACTAATTCATTTGCTAATGTTGCATCATCTTTTTACAGCACTAAATTTGCGAAAAATGTAGAAGAACTTTTAATTTCCCCCGTTTCACCGCATATTATTATTTTAGGTTATGTGGTAGGCGGTATGGCAAGGGGATTATGTATCAGTGTGTTAGTTACCCTTGTGGCATTATGTTTTGTGGATTTAACCATTCATTCGTGGTCAATGCTTATCATAACTTTATTGATGACCACCGCAACGTTTGCATTAGGTGGCTTAATTAATGCGGTGTTTGCCCGTTCTTTTGATGATATTAGCATTATTCCTACCTTTGTTTTAACGCCCCTTACCTATTTAGGTGGTGTGTTTTATTCTATTTCCCTATTACCTGAATTTTGGCAAATGGTATCTAAATTTAATCCTATTATTTATATGATTAACGGTTTTCGTTATGGTTTTCTCGGGATTAGTGATGTTGCACCAGCTTATGCCATTATGGTGTTAAGCCTCTTTATTTTGCTGTTATATAGTTTGGCTTATTATTTAATTAGTCGGGGAGTAGGATTGCGTAGCTAA
- a CDS encoding ABC transporter ATP-binding protein — MKALEIKQLTKQYKNGFQALHGINLSVQAGDFYALLGHNGAGKSTTIGIISSLVNKTSGQVKVFGYDLDHNLADVKKHIGLVPQEFNFNQFENVIDILVNQAGYYGIPREEALQRAEKWLKKLDLWDKRKQQAMRLSGGMKRRLMIARALMHNPKLLILDEPTAGVDIELRRTMWTFLRELNLHGTTIILTTHYLEEAEMLCRNIGIIQHGEIVVDTSMKALLAKLESETFILDLAEKTPLPQIQGYNIVQLDSNTIEVEVKREQGLNGLFAQFSAQGIKVLSMRNKANRLEELFLTMALTKSTEER; from the coding sequence ATGAAAGCACTAGAAATTAAACAATTAACCAAACAATATAAAAATGGTTTCCAAGCCTTGCATGGGATTAACCTTAGTGTCCAAGCAGGCGATTTTTATGCCTTATTGGGGCATAATGGTGCAGGGAAATCCACTACAATCGGTATTATCAGTTCCTTGGTCAACAAAACCAGTGGGCAAGTTAAGGTATTCGGTTATGATTTGGATCATAACCTTGCTGATGTCAAAAAACATATCGGACTTGTTCCACAAGAGTTTAATTTTAACCAATTTGAAAATGTGATTGATATTTTGGTTAATCAAGCGGGTTATTATGGTATTCCTCGTGAGGAAGCTTTACAGCGTGCTGAAAAATGGCTAAAGAAATTAGATTTATGGGATAAGCGTAAGCAACAAGCCATGCGGTTATCAGGCGGAATGAAACGCCGTTTAATGATTGCTCGAGCTTTAATGCATAACCCCAAATTATTGATTTTAGATGAACCTACCGCTGGGGTGGATATTGAATTACGTCGCACAATGTGGACATTTTTGCGCGAGCTAAATTTGCATGGCACGACCATCATTTTAACCACGCATTACCTTGAGGAAGCGGAAATGTTATGCCGTAATATCGGGATTATTCAGCATGGCGAAATTGTAGTAGATACCTCAATGAAAGCCCTGTTAGCCAAATTAGAAAGTGAAACCTTTATTTTGGATCTCGCAGAAAAAACACCGTTACCACAAATTCAAGGTTATAACATTGTACAATTAGATAGCAATACTATTGAAGTGGAAGTAAAGCGAGAGCAGGGATTAAATGGCTTATTTGCTCAATTTTCAGCACAAGGCATCAAGGTATTAAGTATGCGAAATAAAGCCAACCGCCTAGAGGAATTATTTTTAACCATGGCATTAACAAAGTCCACAGAGGAAAGATAA